From the genome of Onthophagus taurus isolate NC chromosome 5, IU_Otau_3.0, whole genome shotgun sequence, one region includes:
- the LOC111426344 gene encoding serine/threonine-protein kinase unc-51, which produces METVGDYEYSTKDLIGQGAFAVVFKGRSKKNPQLIVAIKSIMKKSLAKSQNLLGKEIKILKELTELHHENVVALLDCKEYPQHVYLVMEYCNGGDLADYLGDKGTLSEDTIRLFLIQLAGAMKALYAKGIVHRDLKPQNILLSHSGQKSYPEPSEIKLKIADFGFARFLQDGVMAATLCGSPMYMAPEVIMSLKYDAKADLWSLGTIVFQCLTGKAAFHATTPTALKQFYEKNANLAPKIPPGTTTELCDLLNGLLKRNARERMNFDQFFNHKFLQRPSVTPPAEIPVVEAYATSPIMKPTLRAATPIKIGTPPTSQPDSPRSARIILSSSPEDDFVLIPEHLTESYTNDKHMKLPIKNNPQPCAPSASPPRPSFLPISEPIPVPSQRQTYQKMINRGNKNEKSTEQEADNNVLVPRSQPINMKRSENKNVQDIDISSWSPPSVQFVIGTPPGSGRRRTSSSSLCETPPPPNLWSESPVSTKVVMPSNSPLRRSGTSPPVLLGPLAKVPLFSPTQNDNNNLRHPSFGNLRAMTLPEISEMNNLPAFFTDTSTYECPPIDFKPPDLEEETLLDREHNEILAKINFVLALSKCVLELASAKGAPIPFVVEYMADVSHSAPPIKRAEQLVLMVRALQLLGSGLALATHQLKTKKLRATNSVKNVMSTLNTKFRTTLSSCKKLNNTGILSKIASANITADKLLYDYAMKLCQTAALDELFGNPSECFQRYQTAQILLHSLGQQVQNLEDKELLKKYQDAVEKRLFVLQRQGYIYATDNVS; this is translated from the exons AACCCACAACTAATCGTGGCTATCAAAAGCATCATGAAGAAAAGTTTAgcaaaatcacaaaatttattgggaaaagaaattaaaatcctCAAG GAATTAACGGAACTACATCACGAAAACGTTGTTGCACTTTTGGATTGCAAAGAATACCCCCAACATGTTTATTTGGTTATGGag tattgcAACGGTGGTGATTTAGCTGATTACTTAGGAGATAAAGGAACGTTAAGTGAGGATACAATTCgtctctttttaatacaattag ctgGTGCTATGAAAGCTTTATACGCTAAAGGAATAGTTCATAGAGATTTAAAGCCCCAAAATATCCTGCTTTCACACAGCGGGCAAAAATCGTATCCAGAACCGagtgaaattaaattaaaaattgccgatttCGGGTTCGCTCGGTTTTTGCAAGATGGGGTTATGGCGGCGACTTTATGTGGGAGCCCTATGTATATGGCCCCCGAAGTGATCATGTCTCTAAAATACGATGCTAAAGCTGATTTGTGGAGTTTAGGAACGATCGTTTTTCAATGTTTAACTGGAAAGGCCGCTTTTCATGCAACGACACCAACagctttaaaacaattttatgaaaagaacGCTAATTTAGCCCCAAA GATTCCTCCGGGAACAACAACTGAATTATGTGATTTATTAAACGGGTTGTTAAAAAGAAATGCGAGAGAACGGATGAATTTcgaccaattttttaaccACAAATTTTTACAACGACCATCGGTAACACCCCCCGCTGAAATTCCAGTTGTTGAGGCATACGCTACCTCTCCGATTATGAAACCAACTCTACGGGCGGCTACTCCAATTAAAATTGGAACCCCACCAACATCACAACCAg ATTCTCCGAGAAGTGcaagaattattttaagttcGAGCCCCGAAGATGATTTCGTTTTAATCCCGGAACATTTAACTGAAAGTTATACAAACGATAAACA tatgaagttaccaataaaaaataacccaCAACCTTGCGCTCCAAGCGCGAGTCCACCAAGACCGAGTTTTCTGCCAATTAGTGAGCCAATCCCAGTTCCTTCTCAACGACAAACTTaccaaaaaatgattaataggGGGAATAAAAACGAGAAGAGTACCGAGCAAGAA gcgGATAATAACGTGCTTGTTCCACGATCGCAACCTATTAACATGAAAAGatctgaaaataaaaacgtgCAGGATATCGATATAAGTTCGTGGTCCCCACCGTCGGTTCAATTCGTAATTGGAACACCCCCGGGATCTGGTAGACGGAGAACTTCGAGCAGTAGTTTGTGCGAAACTCCTCCACCACCGAATTTATGGTCCGAATCTCCTGTTTCAACTAAAGTTGTCATGCCTAGTAATTCTCCTTTAAGAAGATCGG gGACTTCTCCCCCAGTTCTTTTGGGTCCATTAGCAAAAGTACCGTTATTTAGTCCAACGCAaaacgataataataatttgagaCACCCTTCGTTCGGAAATTTACGAGCTATGACATTACCTGAAATCTCGGAAATGAATAATTTACCTGCTTTCTTCACCGATACTAGTACTTATGAGTGCCCACCGATTGATTTTAAACCTCCTGATTTAGAAGAAGAAACTTTACTTgat aGAGAACATAATGagattttagcaaaaattaattttgtattggCGTTAAGTAAATGCGTGCTTGAATTGGCATCAGCAAAAGGGGCTCCGATTCCTTTCGTGGTTGAATACATGGCCGATGTTTCTCATTCAGCACCACCGATTAAACGAGCCGAGCAATTGGTGCTGATGGTGAGGGCTTTGCAATTGTTGGGGTCTGGATTAGCTTTGGCTACGCATCaattgaaaacgaaaaaattacGAGCTACTAATTCGGTTAAAAACG ttatgTCGACGTTGAATACGAAATTTAGAACGACGTTATCGTcgtgtaaaaaattaaataacacagGGATTTTATCGAAGATTGCTTCAGCTAATATCACAGCTGATAAATTATTGTACGATTATGCTATGAAATTG TGTCAAACGGCTGCTTTAGATGAATTATTTGGTAATCCATCGGAGTGCTTCCAACGGTACCAAACGGCACAAATTTTGCTTCATAGTTTAGGTCAACAGGTGCAGAATCTCGAAGATAAagagttattaaagaaat aCCAAGATGCTGTGGAAAAGCGACTTTTTGTACTACAACGGCAAGGATACATTTATGCAACGGATAACGTGAGTTAA